The following proteins are encoded in a genomic region of Methanoculleus oceani:
- a CDS encoding PAS domain S-box protein — protein MAPLTETTRILIIGILLGISVFLTYYFHAVLSVGAVFSHFFYIPIILAALWWGRRGISVAFFLGGLVLISHFLLRIDVGTFNDYGRALMFVVVAFVIAWLSERLKRQQKDTEKERDRAQGYLDVAAVLLVVINADQTVALINRRGCELLGYREDELVGKNWFDVAIPERNREDARREFLHAVSGVSTIPDMDENVIVTKDGDERTLIWKEAILRDNGGRITGVIGSGKDITDRIRAEGALRSSEAQLRTIVENLNEGLGVFDLEGNPLHWNRAAAEIFGLLGLETVPANVSELGDIFELATMDGTVLPVEEWPLSRILRGEQVQDVEVRTRRIGAERQRVFNYGGTLVRDAGGNPFMAVVTFTDITGRKQAEEAILAANEEANLYLDIMVHDINNANTIALGYSDILGEDLEGKNRDMMQKIRSAVSQSIEIIQNVSTIRRLRPPTPPLKPVDLDAAIRAEIRQHPETDIRYAGRSVAVLADDLLPEVFTNLVGNSIKFGEPDVTIEIRVEERDGEVLVSIEDTGPGIPDATKAILFSRFRKGKSSKSGKGLGLYIVRMLVTRYGGRIWVEDRVPGATDAGAAFRFTLKKAREG, from the coding sequence GTGGCACCACTGACCGAGACCACCCGTATACTCATCATCGGCATCCTGCTCGGGATATCAGTCTTCCTGACCTACTACTTTCATGCAGTCCTCTCCGTAGGGGCGGTCTTCTCCCACTTCTTCTACATACCCATCATCCTCGCCGCGCTCTGGTGGGGGAGAAGGGGCATCAGCGTGGCGTTCTTCCTCGGCGGGCTGGTCCTGATCAGCCACTTCCTCCTCAGGATCGACGTCGGGACCTTCAACGACTACGGGCGTGCGTTGATGTTCGTCGTGGTCGCCTTCGTCATCGCCTGGCTCTCCGAGCGGCTGAAGAGGCAGCAGAAGGACACCGAGAAAGAACGTGACCGGGCGCAGGGCTACCTGGACGTGGCTGCCGTCCTGCTCGTCGTCATCAACGCGGACCAGACCGTCGCCCTCATCAACCGCCGCGGCTGCGAGCTTCTGGGGTACCGGGAGGACGAACTCGTCGGGAAGAACTGGTTCGACGTAGCGATCCCGGAGCGCAACAGGGAGGATGCCCGGCGGGAATTCTTACACGCGGTATCCGGGGTCTCCACGATACCCGATATGGACGAGAACGTCATCGTGACGAAGGACGGCGATGAGCGCACGCTCATCTGGAAAGAGGCCATCCTGAGGGACAACGGCGGCCGCATCACCGGGGTCATCGGGTCGGGGAAGGACATCACCGACCGGATCCGGGCGGAGGGGGCGCTCCGGAGCAGCGAGGCCCAGCTCCGCACGATCGTCGAGAACCTGAACGAAGGGCTGGGTGTCTTCGACCTCGAAGGCAACCCGCTCCACTGGAACCGTGCCGCCGCCGAGATCTTCGGACTGCTGGGCCTTGAGACGGTCCCCGCGAACGTGAGCGAGCTCGGCGATATCTTCGAACTTGCAACGATGGACGGGACCGTCCTTCCGGTGGAGGAGTGGCCCCTGTCCCGCATCCTGCGCGGGGAGCAGGTCCAGGATGTGGAGGTGCGTACCCGGCGCATCGGGGCCGAGCGGCAGCGTGTATTCAACTACGGCGGCACCCTGGTCCGCGACGCGGGCGGCAACCCGTTCATGGCGGTGGTCACGTTCACGGACATCACCGGACGCAAACAGGCGGAAGAGGCTATCCTGGCGGCGAACGAAGAGGCGAACCTGTATCTCGACATCATGGTCCACGACATCAACAACGCCAACACCATAGCGCTCGGTTACAGCGACATCCTCGGTGAAGACCTCGAAGGGAAGAACCGGGATATGATGCAGAAGATCCGGTCGGCCGTCAGCCAGAGCATCGAGATCATCCAGAACGTCTCCACGATCCGGCGTCTCCGCCCGCCGACCCCCCCGCTGAAACCCGTCGACCTCGACGCGGCGATCCGGGCCGAGATCCGGCAGCACCCGGAGACCGATATCAGGTACGCCGGGAGATCGGTTGCAGTCCTCGCCGACGACCTCCTCCCCGAAGTCTTCACCAACCTCGTCGGCAACAGCATCAAGTTCGGGGAGCCCGACGTCACGATCGAGATCCGGGTCGAGGAGCGAGACGGCGAGGTGCTGGTCTCGATCGAAGACACGGGCCCGGGAATACCCGACGCGACAAAGGCCATTCTCTTCTCCCGGTTCCGGAAGGGGAAGAGTTCGAAGAGCGGCAAGGGTCTCGGCCTTTACATCGTACGTATGCTTGTTACGCGCTATGGCGGCCGGATCTGGGTCGAAGACCGGGTACCCGGCGCCACGGATGCGGGGGCGGCGTTCCGGTTCACGCTCAAAAAGGCCCGAGAGGGGTAA
- a CDS encoding PhzF family phenazine biosynthesis protein — protein MKRYRFKKIDAFAAAGSSGNPAGYVRLSPGEEIPDADMQRIARELKGFVSEVGFLREGTPGECDLSIRYFSCEREVDFCGHATIAVMDDVVRNDDRFRDRESLLLRTNKGVVTVLNRTGEDGMVYIRAPEPEFSGARPDAAETAAALGLGIRDIDPAIPPGVVNAGLETLLVPLASLDACIRCSPDYMTLRAFALAHSVDVVVIYTRETAFPENDLHARVFAPTFGYLEDPATGSGNAALGNFLVRENLWTSRTLVIEQGPDRENPNIVRLLRPEDGGLMFGGRGQVRIDGDYVLSTEAPPGQPE, from the coding sequence ATGAAACGTTATCGGTTCAAGAAGATCGATGCCTTTGCAGCCGCCGGATCGTCAGGGAATCCCGCGGGATACGTCCGCCTCTCTCCCGGGGAGGAGATCCCCGACGCCGATATGCAGCGGATCGCCCGCGAACTGAAGGGTTTCGTCTCGGAAGTCGGCTTTCTCCGCGAGGGCACGCCGGGCGAGTGCGACCTCTCGATACGCTACTTCTCCTGCGAGCGGGAGGTCGACTTCTGCGGCCACGCGACGATAGCCGTCATGGACGACGTGGTGCGAAACGACGACCGGTTCCGTGACCGGGAGAGCCTGCTCCTCCGGACGAACAAAGGTGTTGTCACGGTGCTGAACCGGACGGGCGAGGACGGCATGGTGTATATCCGGGCTCCCGAACCGGAGTTCTCCGGCGCACGCCCGGACGCTGCAGAGACCGCCGCCGCCCTCGGTCTCGGCATCCGGGATATCGATCCCGCGATACCCCCCGGCGTCGTGAACGCCGGCCTCGAAACCCTGCTCGTCCCCCTGGCCTCGCTCGACGCCTGCATCCGGTGCTCTCCCGACTACATGACGCTCCGTGCGTTCGCCCTCGCCCATTCCGTCGACGTGGTCGTCATCTATACCCGCGAGACGGCGTTTCCGGAGAACGACCTGCATGCCCGGGTCTTCGCCCCGACGTTCGGGTACCTGGAGGACCCGGCGACCGGCTCGGGGAACGCCGCCCTCGGAAACTTCCTCGTCCGGGAGAACCTCTGGACCAGCCGGACGCTCGTCATCGAGCAGGGGCCCGACCGGGAGAACCCGAACATCGTCCGCCTGCTCCGCCCCGAAGATGGGGGGCTCATGTTCGGCGGCCGGGGGCAGGTGCGGATCGACGGGGACTACGTCCTCTCTACAGAAGCTCCCCCGGGACAACCGGAATGA
- a CDS encoding MTH865 family protein: MNVKEEIRAQIAGALVGAKFPIRTPEELLAAFPAGAATRCKAGDVEMTAGEAGTLLKPEDFPFTSPGQVADTILSRAGM; the protein is encoded by the coding sequence ATGAACGTTAAAGAAGAGATCCGTGCCCAGATTGCCGGCGCCCTCGTCGGCGCGAAGTTCCCGATCAGGACGCCCGAAGAGCTCCTTGCCGCATTCCCGGCGGGAGCGGCGACCAGGTGCAAAGCAGGCGATGTGGAGATGACCGCCGGTGAAGCCGGCACCCTTCTAAAGCCTGAGGACTTCCCCTTCACAAGCCCCGGACAGGTGGCCGACACCATCCTCTCCCGGGCGGGAATGTAA
- a CDS encoding helix-turn-helix domain-containing protein translates to MTDGTERYGREIKEVQSEIAALRSELRRFIEYANRQHVDTAIDGLRREYAGVFVEQHLSDADQRLRERMIRDCPMRDRCYAAFYEFLKSSAEHIRDGEVSEAVVRSYRDRLAAMRKGGKFESCSTCFAETNRLFEKQIELMRSLGIYRCDQEASSSIADLSDEILVRDILEPLANRHRFRIVQSLAAGTQTFSALSNLTGLRGGNLLFHLKKLQDAGMILQRHERGDYIITEKGYKTLKGIGALQP, encoded by the coding sequence ATGACTGACGGGACAGAACGCTACGGCCGGGAGATTAAAGAAGTCCAGTCCGAGATTGCGGCACTCAGGAGCGAACTCCGGCGGTTCATCGAGTACGCGAACAGGCAGCACGTCGATACGGCCATCGACGGGCTCCGCAGGGAGTACGCGGGGGTCTTCGTTGAGCAGCACCTCTCCGACGCGGACCAGAGGCTCCGGGAGCGGATGATCCGGGATTGCCCGATGCGGGATCGGTGTTATGCCGCATTCTACGAGTTTCTCAAGAGTTCTGCAGAGCATATCCGGGACGGCGAAGTAAGCGAAGCGGTCGTCCGGTCATACCGCGACCGGCTCGCGGCGATGCGGAAGGGCGGGAAGTTCGAGAGCTGCTCCACCTGTTTTGCCGAGACGAACCGCCTCTTTGAGAAACAGATCGAGCTGATGCGCTCGCTCGGGATCTACCGGTGTGATCAAGAGGCATCTTCGTCCATCGCGGATCTCTCGGACGAGATCCTGGTCAGGGACATACTCGAACCGCTTGCAAACCGGCACCGTTTCCGGATCGTGCAGTCGCTTGCCGCCGGGACACAGACGTTCTCGGCTCTCTCGAACCTGACCGGTCTAAGGGGGGGCAACCTGCTCTTTCACCTCAAGAAACTCCAGGATGCCGGGATGATCCTGCAGCGGCACGAGCGGGGGGATTATATCATCACCGAGAAGGGCTATAAGACGCTCAAGGGCATCGGTGCCCTGCAGCCGTAG